The stretch of DNA GACTTCGCCGCCTTCAAGACAGCGATTGAAACGTGTCTCCGAGAAATGCCGACGACGCATAAAGCCGCTTTAGATTCGTTACTGACTCTGCGCTTTCAGCGATTTGAAAAAGCGCAGTTTATGCCCGCGTGAGGTATAGTTCGGATGGTATTACTTTAGCCTCAGGAAGTTGTGAATTGTATTCATCTCGCCAAGGGCGTTGTGTCCGAAGCACACTCAAGCTCTGGAACGCCGCAACCGGCAGACTGGACAAGTCAATCAGCGAATACTCAGACGCCGTGTTATCAGTAGTGTTCAACCCGGATGGGCATATGCTTGCATCTGTGATAGATGAGCCGAATACGGCAGTCCAGTTTTGGGATACCCGTAGTGGTCAACTCATCCGTCAGTTTGAGTGGTATACAGGGCCATCGTCCAACATTGGCTTCTCTTTGCAAAACGACACAATCGCATTCGGAAACTCTGACCATACAGTGGATTTATGGAGCACATTCTCAGGCAAGCAAACATTGAGCCTGAAGGCCCATGACGCCCCTGTTAGTGGGGTCGCTTATAGCTCTAGCAGTTCCAAATTGGCATCTGTGAGCACTGATGGAACAATCTACATTTGGGATTTAGACACTCAGCAGGTTATCCAGCAAGTTAAGACAGAACGATACGAAATCAACAATATCTCATTCAGTCCGGATGGTAGATCGCTGGCCTGGTCAGGAATCCGTCTCGGCGAAAGTGGAACTGTGCAAGTAATAGACACCTTGAATGGTCAGACATTGCATACACTCGAAGGGGAAGTCATATTTGCAATAGCATTCAGTCCAGACGGCTCCATTCTAGCTGGCGCAGATTTCACAAAGAAAGTTATCTACCTGTGGGACGTGGCATCCGGCAAACTAATCACGACCCTAACTCAATCTGATAGCATAACCAGTATTGCCTTCAGTCCAGATGGGCGTATCTTAGCCTCCGGAAGCTGGGACTCTTATATTTGGCTATGGGACATTGCTTCAAAGCGCCTTGTGAAGAAGATTGCGGGTAACACGGGGCAGATTGAGGCGGTGGCCTTTAGTCCCGACGGTCACTTTATTGCTTCGAGTACGTCTTTTGACTCGGATGTGTATATCTGGGACGCAAAGAACGGCGAGCTAAGAGACGTGCTCAGGGCACATTCCGGCGAGATAAGGCAGATTGTATTTAGTCCGGATGGGAAATTGCTCGCCTCAAAGAGTTTTGACGGTACTGTGGTTGTGTGGTCTATCAACGAAAGTAGGTAGTTTCTATACCAGCATGCTTAATTCACTTATCACTGTTGGCTGCGAGATTGTGCAAAGCGGTCTCGTGCAAGGCGCTGGTGGCAACCTGTCGTGCCGCATTGACGACACGATTCACATCACTGCCTCCGGCGCGAAACTTGGCGCGCTGACGGCGGATGACTTTGTCGCCGTCACCACCGAAGGCCAGACGACCTCGCTGCGTAAACCCTCCTCCGAATTATTGATGCACCGCGCCGTCTACGCCGCCCTGCCCTGGGCGCGAGTCGTCCTGCATGCTCACCCGCCCAAAGCCATCGCCCTCGGCGCGCTGGGCCGCGATCTGCCCGCCCTCACCCCCGACTTCTACTTGCACCTCGGCCCGTGTGTGCCGCTCGTCTCTTACGTTACGCCGACCACAAAGGAACTGGCTGACGCCGTGAGCCAGATCATCGTCGGCCAGCGCGCCGCGCTTCTGCAAAATCACGGCGTCATCGTCGCCGGCACCGACGCGGCGTCTGCCCTCCTTCGGTTACAATTGCTCGAAGAAGCGGCGGGCATCCGGCTGATGGCGCTGGCCGTTGGCGAGCCGCGCGCACTCAGTCCGGCAGACTGCAAAGCATTGGACGAAATTACCGGCGGGCGCTATCGAATTTCACCCTGACTCACTATGTTCTGGTTACTGGTCGTCGCCTCAACACTTGCCTCAGCTTACGCCATCTTCCGCCGCTCGTGGCGCTGGATGTTAGTCAGCGCCGTGCTTTACTCGCCCTTCGCCTGGTATCTAAACGCCACGCCAAACTTCAGAGGCGCGTGGCTCATCTTGCTTTTTCACCTGGCCGCCGCCTACGTCCTGCATCGCGGCAATCGCCTTACAGCCTGGCTCTTATTGACTCCAAACATGTTTCTCAGCATTTGGATTGCCCTGTTGGTAATTACTCAATAACAACCATGACTCACCTCACTGGCGCCGAGCGTGCAACTTACGTGCAAAACATGTTCGCCCGCATCGCTGGAAAGTACGACTTGATGAACCGGCTGATGACGGGCGGGCAGGACATCCGCTGGCGCAAAATTTTGTTGTCCGTGGCCGCCGTCCCTCGCGGGGGAAGTTTGCTCGACCTGGGAACCGGAACCGGCGACATCGCCGCCCAGGCCTTGCAAAACGATCCGACGCTCACCAGCGTCGGCGGCGACTTCACCCTGGAGATGATGCGCGTCGGCAAAGCCGACTCCTCCCGTCAAACCGTCCGCTTCACCGGAACCGATGCCCTCAACCTGCCTTTCCCCGATAACACGTTTGACGCCGTCACTTCCGGCTACCTGATGCGAAACGTGATTGACGTGCGCCGCGCCTGGGCGGAACAGTATCGCGTCTTGAAACCGGGCGGGCGCGTCGTCTGCCTCGACACAACGCCGCCGCCCAAAAATTTGCTCTGGCCCTTCATCAACTTTCACCTGCACGTCGTCATCCCGGTGCTGGGCCGCCTCATCGCCGGCGCGTCCGCGTCCGACGCTTACACCTACCTGCCCGACTCCACCGAGAATTTCCTGCCCGCCGAAAAACTGGCCGAGCGCATGGCCGAAGCCGGGTTCAAAGACGTAAGCTTCCAGCGGCTCATGTTTGGCACTATGGCGATCCATTGGGGGACGAAAGGGTCAACGGATTGAACGGATTTAGCGGATGATTTTTGGTTTTCCGTTCAATCCGCTAAATCCGTTGACCCAAAACCGCTATGCCAAAACGACTCATCGTCGGCCTCACCGGAGCCTCCGGCGTCATCTACGGCATCCGCGCCCTCGAACTGCTCAAGGGCAGTGAGGTCGAAACCCACCTCGTCCTCAGTCCGGCGGCCAAAGCCACCATTGCTCAGGAAACCGACTGGAAGGTGAGCGACGTTGAAGCGCTGGCCTCGGTCAGGCACGATCATCGTGACGTGGGCGCGGCCATTGCTTCCGGCTCATTTACGACGCTGGGCATGTTGATCGCGCCCTGCTCGATCAAAACCCTCTCCGCCGTCGCCAACTCATATTCCAACGATCTCATGTCTCGCGCCGCCGACGTGTGCCTCAAAGAGGGCCGCCCGCTTTTGCTTATGGTGCGCGAAACCCCGCTTCACCGCGGCCACATCCGTCTCATGGCCCAGGCCGCCGAAGCAGGTGCCATCATCTTTCCGCCCGTGCCCGCTTTCTACGGCAAACCGCAGACGATTGACGATTTAGTGAATGGCACAGTGGGCCGCGCTCTGGCCCGGCTGGGCATCGAGAACGAGGCTTATACGAAGTGGAAGGGGATGGGGGAGAGCGGCGCTGGCTGAGGCCCGGTAGATGGTGTTCAATCACCCCAGCCTGTTTATCCCATCAAATGCCG from Chloroflexota bacterium encodes:
- a CDS encoding ubiquinone/menaquinone biosynthesis methyltransferase, with the protein product MTHLTGAERATYVQNMFARIAGKYDLMNRLMTGGQDIRWRKILLSVAAVPRGGSLLDLGTGTGDIAAQALQNDPTLTSVGGDFTLEMMRVGKADSSRQTVRFTGTDALNLPFPDNTFDAVTSGYLMRNVIDVRRAWAEQYRVLKPGGRVVCLDTTPPPKNLLWPFINFHLHVVIPVLGRLIAGASASDAYTYLPDSTENFLPAEKLAERMAEAGFKDVSFQRLMFGTMAIHWGTKGSTD
- a CDS encoding UbiX family flavin prenyltransferase encodes the protein MPKRLIVGLTGASGVIYGIRALELLKGSEVETHLVLSPAAKATIAQETDWKVSDVEALASVRHDHRDVGAAIASGSFTTLGMLIAPCSIKTLSAVANSYSNDLMSRAADVCLKEGRPLLLMVRETPLHRGHIRLMAQAAEAGAIIFPPVPAFYGKPQTIDDLVNGTVGRALARLGIENEAYTKWKGMGESGAG
- a CDS encoding class II aldolase/adducin family protein, with product MLNSLITVGCEIVQSGLVQGAGGNLSCRIDDTIHITASGAKLGALTADDFVAVTTEGQTTSLRKPSSELLMHRAVYAALPWARVVLHAHPPKAIALGALGRDLPALTPDFYLHLGPCVPLVSYVTPTTKELADAVSQIIVGQRAALLQNHGVIVAGTDAASALLRLQLLEEAAGIRLMALAVGEPRALSPADCKALDEITGGRYRISP
- a CDS encoding WD40 repeat domain-containing protein, coding for MLASVIDEPNTAVQFWDTRSGQLIRQFEWYTGPSSNIGFSLQNDTIAFGNSDHTVDLWSTFSGKQTLSLKAHDAPVSGVAYSSSSSKLASVSTDGTIYIWDLDTQQVIQQVKTERYEINNISFSPDGRSLAWSGIRLGESGTVQVIDTLNGQTLHTLEGEVIFAIAFSPDGSILAGADFTKKVIYLWDVASGKLITTLTQSDSITSIAFSPDGRILASGSWDSYIWLWDIASKRLVKKIAGNTGQIEAVAFSPDGHFIASSTSFDSDVYIWDAKNGELRDVLRAHSGEIRQIVFSPDGKLLASKSFDGTVVVWSINESR